One window from the genome of Populus alba chromosome 15, ASM523922v2, whole genome shotgun sequence encodes:
- the LOC118057506 gene encoding long chain base biosynthesis protein 2a, with translation MIKIPYLTALSTYFSYGLLFVFGHFRDFFRKILDCFHSSNLQGYAPICLGPEDFYIRRLYLRIQDCFGRPISSAPDVWFDVVQRYSNDNNKTLRRTSKVTRCLNLGSYNYLGFAAADEYCTPRVIETLKRFSPSTCSPRVDGGTTTLHNELEEIVANFVRKPAAIVFGMGHATNCATLPALIGKGGLIISDSLNHNSIINGARGSGATIRVFQHNTPSHLEEVLRQHIAEGQPRTHRPWKKIFVLVEGIYSMEGELCKLPEIVSVCKKYKAYIYLDEAHSIGAVGKTGRGVCELLGVDTADVDVMMGTFTKSFGSCGGYIAGSKELIQYLKYTSPAHLYATSISPPAAQQIISSIQVILGEDGSSRGAQKLERIRENSNFFRSELQKMGFDVIGDNDSPVIAIMLYNPGKIPAFSRECLKQNVAVVMTAFPATPLLLARARICISACHAMEDLLKALEVINQVGDLIGIKYSPAGSDKQHQEQGAMKLE, from the exons ATGATTAAGATTCCATATTTGACCGCCTTGAGCACCTACTTCAGCTATGGATTACTCTTCGTTTTTGGCCATTTCCGAGATTTCTTTCGTAAAATCCTCGATTGCTTCCACTCCAGCAATCTTCAG GGCTATGCACCGATTTGTTTAGGACCCGAAGACTTTTACATTCGTCGATTATATCTTCGAATTCAG gaTTGTTTTGGACGTCCGATTTCGAGTGCTCCGGACGTGTGGTTTGATGTTGTCCAGCGTTACTCCAATGACAATAACAAGACTTTGAG ACGGACATCGAAGGTAACGAGGTGTCTGAACTTGGGATCGTATAATTATCTCGGGTTTGCTGCCGCTGATGAGTATTGTACGCCTCGTGTTATTGAGACATTGAAGAGGTTTTCACCGAGTACTTGCAGTCCTCGTGTTGATGGAG gaaCTACGACACTGCATAACGAACTGGAGGAGATTGTTGCAAACTTTGTTCGGAAGCCAGCTGCCATAGTTTTTGGCATGGGCCATGCCACAAACTGTGCCACTCTCCCTGCTCTGATCGGAAAG ggAGGGTTAATAATTAGTGATTCATTAAACCACAACTCAATTATCAATGGTGCTCGTGGTTCAGGAGCAACAATTCGGGTTTTCCAACACAATA CACCATCTCACTTGGAGGAAGTTTTGAGGCAGCATATTGCTGAGGGGCAACCAAGGACACATAGGCCTTGGAAGAAGATATTTGTCCTCGTGGAGGGTATTTATAGTATGGAAGGGGAACTATGCAAACTTCCAGAGATTGTTTCAGTATGCAAGAAATATAAG GCATATATTTACTTGGACGAGGCTCACAGCATTGGAGCAGTTGGGAAAACAGGAAGAGGTGTTTGTGAACTCTTAGGAGTGGATACAGCTGATGTCGATGTTATGATGGGAACTTTTACAAAATCTTTTGGATCTTGTGGGGGTTACATTGCTGGATCTAAG GAACTAATCCAATACCTTAAGTACACTAGTCCAGCTCATTTATATGCAACATCAATATCGCCTCCAGCTGCACAACAAATTATATCATCCATACAGGTTATTCTGGGAGAGGATGGTTCTAGCAGAG GGGCTCAAAAACTTGAAAGAATACGTGAAAATAGCAACTTTTTCAGATCAGAGCTGCAGAAAATGGGTTTTGACGTTATTGGAGATAATGATTCACCAGTGATTGCCATAATGCTTTACAATCCAGGAAAAATCCCTGCATTTTCTCGGGAGTGCCTCAAGCAGAAT GTTGCTGTTGTGATGACTGCTTTTCCAGCTACCCCTCTACTTTTGGCCAGGGCACGTATTTGCATATCTGCCTGCCATGCCATGGAAGACCTTCTCAAAGCATTGGAG GTTATCAATCAAGTCGGCGACCTCATCGGCATAAAGTACTCCCCTGCCGGGTCTGATAAGCAGCATCAGGAGCAAGGTGCAATGAAGTTGGAGTGA
- the LOC118057504 gene encoding metalloendoproteinase 5-MMP, which translates to MIKSRQHHHRFIIRTILLLLSLNSVPSISAHFFPNLTSIPEELLKNATGNPWDFFQQLAGCHAGEKYDGLAKLKHYFQYFGYIPNSLSNFTDDFDDYLESALRTYQQNFNLNVTGELDDQTVNHVVRPRCGNPDIINGSTSMNSGKTNNTSSSHHFHTVSHYSFFTGQPRWRKQALTYVFSPENQLSDEVKAVFSRAFDRWSTVIPLNFSQTDSVYTADIRIAFFSGDHGDGEPFDGVLGTLAHAFSPQNGRLHLDDDEHWVVTGDVRTSKLTSAVDLESVAVHEIGHLLGLGHSSVEESIMYPSISSRTRKVELATDDIEGIQTLYGSNPNFNGSSAQSVQERETGSGSGSGAAHCVHSRWGLTGLIMALCFTFLLLL; encoded by the coding sequence ATGATAAAATCACGGCAACATCATCATCGTTTCATAATTCGTACAATTCTTCTTCTGCTCTCACTTAACTCAGTTCCTTCAATCTCTGCTCACTTTTTCCCTAACCTCACTTCAATCCCAGAAGAGTTGCTCAAGAACGCCACCGGTAATCCGTGGGATTTCTTCCAACAACTAGCGGGCTGCCACGCAGGTGAAAAATACGACGGCTTAGCCAAGCTCAAACACTACTTCCAATACTTCGGCTACATCCCCAATTCCCTCTCCAATTTCACCGATGATTTCGACGACTACCTTGAATCTGCTCTCCGAACTTACCAACAAAACTTCAACCTTAACGTCACTGGCGAACTCGACGACCAAACAGTGAACCACGTCGTGCGGCCCAGATGCGGTAATCCGGATATAATCAACGGCTCTACGAGTATGAACTCTGGCAAGACCAATAATACCTCGTCAAGCCATCACTTTCACACGGTCTCTCATTACAGCTTCTTCACTGGCCAGCCTCGTTGGAGAAAACAAGCCTTAACCTACGTGTTCTCGCCGGAAAATCAACTATCCGACGAGGTCAAGGCCGTTTTCTCCCGCGCTTTTGACCGTTGGTCAACGGTGATTCCATTAAATTTCTCACAGACGGATTCTGTCTACACAGCTGATATCCGGATTGCGTTTTTCAGTGGCGATCATGGAGATGGAGAGCCGTTTGATGGGGTATTGGGGACACTAGCACATGCTTTTTCTCCCCAAAATGGGCGACTCCATCTTGACGACGACGAGCATTGGGTGGTGACAGGTGATGTCAGGACATCAAAGTTGACGTCAGCTGTTGATTTGGAGTCCGTGGCAGTGCATGAGATTGGACATTTGTTAGGTTTAGGGCATTCCTCTGTGGAAGAGTCTATCATGTACCCTAGTATTTCTTCAAGGACAAGGAAAGTTGAATTGGCCACCGATGACATTGAAGGGATCCAAACGCTGTATGGTAGCAATCCTAATTTTAATGGTTCATCTGCACAGTCCGTTCAGGAGAGAGAGACTGGTAGCGGCAGCGGTAGCGGTGCCGCCCATTGTGTCCATTCGAGGTGGGGTCTAACTGGGTTAATCATGGCCTTGTGCTTTACTTTCCTCCTCCTTTTGTAG